In Streptomyces sp. NBC_00433, a single genomic region encodes these proteins:
- a CDS encoding PLP-dependent aminotransferase family protein → MARDFRRAADAVAAQIAAGRLRPGDRLPTQRAFARRHGIADSTAGRVYAELARRGLVTGEVGRGTFVRAAAPAADPALAEPAAARVDLELNYPVAAGQSELLGAGLARLARPDVLAAALRPCGAAGTAAAREAVAGLLTSAGWAPDPDSVLFAGNGRQAVAAALAALAGPGGRFGVEALTYPVVKAVAARLGITLVPLECDGEGLLPGALLAAHKASPLAGVYVQPTLHNPLGVTMPGPRRAELAAALRETGLTAVEDAIWSFLREDAPPPLAAHAPERVILVDSTSKRLAPGLTVGFAVTPPRLTAAVAAALRSGGWAGTGYALAAVTGWLTDGTATTIAAAKRADARHRRQIAVEALAGLATASGPGSYFCWWELPAPWRADTFVAAAARHGIAVTPAASFAVGPHRTPAAVRLGLASPPPAVLGRALTRLAELARTGPDDVAPG, encoded by the coding sequence ATGGCGCGGGACTTCCGGCGGGCGGCCGACGCGGTGGCGGCGCAGATCGCGGCGGGGCGGCTGCGGCCCGGCGACCGGCTGCCGACGCAGCGGGCGTTCGCGCGGCGGCACGGGATCGCCGACTCGACGGCGGGCCGGGTCTATGCCGAACTGGCCCGCCGCGGCCTGGTCACCGGCGAGGTGGGCCGCGGCACCTTCGTGCGGGCGGCCGCGCCCGCGGCGGACCCGGCGCTCGCGGAGCCGGCGGCGGCGCGGGTGGACCTGGAGCTGAACTACCCGGTCGCCGCGGGGCAGTCGGAGCTGCTGGGCGCCGGACTGGCGCGGCTGGCAAGGCCGGACGTGCTGGCCGCCGCGCTGCGCCCGTGCGGCGCCGCGGGCACCGCGGCCGCGCGGGAGGCGGTCGCCGGGCTGCTCACCTCCGCCGGGTGGGCGCCGGACCCGGACAGCGTGCTCTTCGCGGGCAACGGCAGGCAGGCCGTCGCGGCCGCCCTGGCGGCGCTTGCCGGGCCCGGTGGGCGGTTCGGCGTGGAGGCGCTGACCTATCCGGTGGTCAAGGCGGTCGCGGCCCGGCTCGGCATCACGCTGGTGCCGCTGGAATGCGACGGGGAGGGCCTGCTGCCCGGCGCGCTTCTCGCCGCGCACAAGGCGTCGCCGCTGGCCGGGGTCTACGTCCAGCCGACGCTGCACAATCCGCTGGGCGTCACCATGCCCGGCCCGCGCCGGGCCGAACTGGCCGCGGCCCTGCGGGAGACGGGGCTGACGGCGGTGGAGGACGCGATCTGGTCCTTCCTGCGCGAGGACGCCCCGCCGCCGCTCGCCGCTCACGCCCCGGAGCGGGTGATCCTGGTGGACAGCACCTCCAAGCGGCTCGCCCCGGGCCTGACGGTGGGCTTCGCCGTCACCCCGCCGCGGCTGACCGCCGCGGTGGCGGCCGCGCTGCGCTCCGGCGGCTGGGCGGGCACCGGCTACGCCCTTGCGGCGGTGACCGGTTGGCTGACCGACGGCACCGCCACGACGATCGCCGCGGCCAAGCGGGCCGACGCGCGCCACCGGCGGCAGATCGCGGTGGAAGCCCTGGCCGGCCTGGCGACGGCGTCCGGACCGGGATCGTACTTCTGCTGGTGGGAGCTGCCTGCCCCGTGGCGTGCCGACACCTTCGTGGCCGCCGCCGCCCGGCACGGCATCGCGGTCACCCCGGCCGCGTCCTTCGCGGTGGGGCCGCACCGCACCCCGGCCGCCGTGCGGCTGGGCCTCGCCTCTCCCCCGCCCGCGGTGCTGGGCCGGGCGCTGACGAGGCTGGCGGAGCTGGCGCGGACCGGCCCCGACGATGTCGCGCCGGGGTAA
- a CDS encoding alpha/beta hydrolase has translation MAYDDTGSSSDSVLLLVHGHPFDRTMWRPQQDAAPGHRVVTPDLRGYGGTQVVPGTTPLSTFAGDLAALLDHLGVRRAVLCGLSMGGQIVLEFHRLFPDRVAGLVLADTFAQGETDQGRKERNERADRLLRDGMSGYAHEVLDSMVSPATVADQPEVAAHVLGMMLAAPPEGAAAALRGRAERPDYTAMLPSVAVPTLVIVGRDDVFTPVADAAFIHDRIPGARLAVIEGAGHLPNLERPAAFNDALAGLLATVRQGARDSADMTES, from the coding sequence ATGGCCTACGACGACACCGGAAGCAGCTCCGACAGCGTTCTGCTGCTCGTGCACGGGCACCCCTTCGACCGCACCATGTGGCGCCCGCAGCAGGACGCGGCACCCGGCCACCGGGTGGTCACGCCCGACCTGCGCGGCTACGGCGGCACCCAGGTCGTCCCCGGAACGACCCCGCTGAGCACCTTCGCCGGCGACCTGGCGGCACTCCTCGACCACCTCGGAGTGCGGCGGGCCGTGCTGTGCGGCCTGTCGATGGGCGGTCAGATCGTGCTGGAATTCCACCGGCTCTTCCCCGACCGGGTCGCCGGGCTCGTCCTCGCCGACACCTTCGCGCAGGGGGAGACCGACCAGGGCAGGAAGGAACGCAACGAGCGCGCCGACCGGTTGCTGCGCGACGGCATGTCCGGCTACGCCCACGAGGTGCTCGACTCGATGGTGTCGCCCGCGACCGTCGCGGACCAGCCGGAGGTCGCCGCGCACGTGCTCGGCATGATGCTCGCCGCACCGCCCGAGGGCGCCGCCGCCGCACTGCGCGGCCGGGCGGAACGCCCCGACTACACCGCCATGCTGCCGTCCGTCGCGGTCCCCACCCTGGTCATCGTGGGCAGGGACGACGTCTTCACCCCCGTCGCGGACGCCGCCTTCATCCACGACCGCATCCCCGGCGCGCGGCTGGCCGTCATCGAGGGCGCCGGGCACCTGCCCAACCTGGAGCGCCCCGCAGCCTTCAACGACGCGCTCGCCGGCCTGCTCGCGACCGTACGGCAGGGCGCGCGGGACAGCGCGGATATGACGGAATCCTGA
- a CDS encoding molybdopterin-dependent oxidoreductase, with translation MPPVRAPEEVPIAEQGPSEEGRGTPVGRRVVLGMLGLGAVGVGVGGAVQGKLDSVLASVSAKDPTGVVGLLPGGGGFRFYSVSNSIPHRGESDYRLTVGGLVDKPAGYRLADLRALPQTRLVRDVQCVTGWRVPKTAFSGVLLSTLLDAAGVRSGGTAIRFNCFDGVYTESLTLEQARRADILVALTMNDKPVTAAHGGPVRLYAAPMYFYKSAKWLSGITVTKDVQPGYWEHYGYDVDGWVGKSNGRSDDPTS, from the coding sequence ATGCCGCCGGTGAGGGCACCGGAAGAAGTCCCGATCGCAGAACAGGGACCCTCGGAAGAGGGCCGCGGCACACCGGTCGGGCGGCGGGTCGTGCTGGGCATGCTCGGGCTCGGCGCGGTCGGCGTGGGAGTGGGCGGCGCCGTCCAGGGCAAGCTCGACTCCGTCCTGGCCTCGGTCAGCGCCAAGGACCCCACCGGGGTGGTGGGACTGCTGCCGGGCGGCGGCGGATTCCGCTTCTACTCGGTGTCCAACTCCATCCCGCACCGCGGCGAGAGCGACTACCGGCTCACCGTCGGCGGCCTGGTCGACAAGCCGGCCGGCTACCGGCTCGCCGACCTGCGCGCCCTGCCGCAGACCCGGCTCGTGCGCGACGTGCAGTGCGTCACCGGCTGGCGGGTGCCCAAGACCGCCTTCTCCGGGGTGCTGCTGTCCACGCTGCTGGACGCGGCCGGGGTGCGCTCCGGCGGCACCGCGATCCGCTTCAACTGCTTCGACGGCGTCTACACCGAGAGCCTGACCCTCGAACAGGCCCGCCGCGCCGACATCCTGGTCGCGCTCACCATGAACGACAAGCCGGTCACCGCCGCCCACGGCGGCCCCGTCCGGCTCTACGCGGCGCCCATGTACTTCTACAAGTCCGCGAAATGGCTGTCGGGCATCACCGTCACCAAGGACGTGCAGCCCGGCTACTGGGAGCACTACGGATACGACGTCGACGGCTGGGTCGGCAAGTCGAACGGCCGGAGCGATGACCCCACCTCCTGA
- a CDS encoding cytochrome b/b6 domain-containing protein, with translation MTPPPDSRPRTGLRRFTRAETWVHRSVNWLMGICVLTGACLYFPPLAEIVGRRRTLVTLHEYSGIAVPVPVLLGLVSRAFRRDLGRLGRFFPHDWRWLRVALRSRRREPSLAGKFNAGQKLYAAFAAGALLIMAGTGILMWFPRLSPLVWRTGSTFVHDWLALGFAAVIAGHVWFATQDPEARRGLRTGYVPRWWAREEHPLWRTEPPPDPPAEGP, from the coding sequence ATGACCCCACCTCCTGACTCCCGGCCGCGCACCGGACTGCGCCGCTTCACCCGTGCCGAGACCTGGGTGCACCGCTCGGTGAACTGGCTGATGGGCATCTGCGTCCTCACCGGCGCCTGCCTCTACTTCCCGCCGCTCGCCGAGATCGTCGGCCGCCGCAGGACGCTGGTCACCCTGCACGAATACTCCGGCATCGCCGTCCCCGTGCCGGTGCTGCTCGGCCTGGTCTCCCGCGCCTTCCGCCGCGACCTCGGGCGGCTCGGCCGCTTCTTCCCGCACGACTGGCGCTGGCTGCGGGTCGCCCTGCGCAGCCGCCGGCGGGAGCCGAGCCTGGCGGGGAAGTTCAACGCGGGCCAGAAGCTCTACGCCGCCTTCGCCGCCGGCGCGCTGCTGATCATGGCGGGCACCGGCATCCTGATGTGGTTCCCGCGCCTGTCGCCGCTGGTGTGGCGCACCGGGTCGACCTTCGTGCACGACTGGCTGGCGCTCGGCTTCGCGGCGGTGATCGCCGGACACGTGTGGTTCGCCACCCAGGACCCCGAGGCGCGGCGCGGGCTGCGCACCGGATACGTACCGCGCTGGTGGGCGCGCGAGGAGCACCCCCTGTGGCGGACCGAGCCCCCGCCCGACCCGCCCGCGGAAGGACCCTGA